A part of Maridesulfovibrio hydrothermalis AM13 = DSM 14728 genomic DNA contains:
- a CDS encoding PEP/pyruvate-binding domain-containing protein has translation MSLLDWIPFINTNKKPQLDPEEAKRLLTTRYNHFRQLIQANTKTHENMAELEEALRGFHPYGMHYVRALCTRISVSTYTMVRHLNELNPDGYGNLFKQFELIQDKISPHIESVHYSGEGELVLDLSEVGRDQADICGPKMAMLGEAGKSLGLKIPSGFVVSTIAFRRFMQQNGLQGEIDRLIQATDFDDRDAVFQISSRVMQLIMRSDLPCEVSDTILTAYDKLVSQIGKDVNLAVRSSALGEDIEGAAFAGQYRSILNVDRSSLVDAVKEVMASKYSMQAMAYRNNRGLKDEDVAMSVGCIEMIAPVCAGVAYSRSPVNVRDENISVYSVWGLPKAVVDGTAETDEFTVSRIPSLQVVKSFIADKVERYACESDEGVCRMVQHDGVRHEPSLTDEQAVSVADVAARIEEHFGPPQDIEWAITEDGEFYLLQCRPLMLIEDGLDHTAENKSLPPAILSGGRTASPGVGVGAVFPIHKSADKLSFPEGAVMVLKQALPGRAALLDKCSAVITEQGGMAGHLANVAREFGVPALFGVKDALKKLEAGQVVTVDADGHGVYLGTVESLISEKPRKRLMKGSPVQASLRKAARHIVRLNLTNPDSPDFRPSHCKTYHDIMRFCHEMAVREMFGFGISDEYIKAASRQLICNVPKQFWVLDLGNGVSPEGDINDKCVFMEHVESIPMRALWAGMQAVPWDGPPPIHGRGLMSVMFEATMNPDLNVASRSRYSQKNYFMISKNYCCLQSRFGFHFCGVEALVGERTSENYASFQFKGGAANPERRILRARFIGGMLDELDFRVRIREDNMSARLEGLTREDMEYHLKVLGYLITHTRQLDMIMTNPAQVKKYRQRFFDDFKKFEG, from the coding sequence ATGAGTTTGTTAGACTGGATACCCTTTATAAATACAAATAAAAAACCGCAGCTTGACCCTGAAGAGGCTAAACGCCTTCTCACCACTCGCTACAACCATTTTCGGCAACTTATTCAGGCCAACACCAAGACCCATGAAAATATGGCAGAGCTTGAGGAAGCTCTGCGCGGTTTTCATCCTTACGGAATGCATTACGTGCGTGCTTTGTGTACTCGTATTTCTGTTTCCACTTATACTATGGTCCGGCATTTGAATGAGCTTAATCCTGATGGATACGGTAATCTTTTTAAACAGTTTGAGCTTATTCAGGATAAGATTTCACCTCATATTGAATCAGTCCATTATTCCGGTGAGGGAGAACTTGTTCTGGATTTGAGCGAGGTGGGGCGTGATCAGGCTGATATTTGCGGTCCTAAGATGGCTATGCTCGGTGAAGCAGGGAAAAGTCTGGGACTTAAAATACCATCGGGCTTTGTTGTTTCAACTATCGCTTTTCGCAGATTTATGCAGCAAAACGGATTGCAGGGTGAAATTGACCGCCTCATACAGGCCACTGATTTTGATGACCGTGATGCAGTCTTTCAGATTTCATCCAGAGTGATGCAATTGATCATGCGTTCTGATCTTCCCTGCGAAGTTTCAGATACAATTCTAACGGCTTACGATAAACTCGTATCGCAGATCGGCAAAGATGTTAATCTTGCGGTGCGTTCCAGTGCACTGGGGGAGGATATAGAGGGTGCTGCTTTCGCCGGTCAATACCGATCTATATTAAATGTTGACCGCAGTTCTCTGGTTGATGCTGTGAAAGAAGTCATGGCTTCCAAATATTCTATGCAGGCTATGGCTTACCGCAATAATCGCGGACTTAAGGATGAAGATGTCGCCATGAGCGTCGGCTGTATTGAGATGATAGCCCCGGTCTGTGCGGGAGTGGCTTATTCGCGCAGTCCGGTGAATGTGCGTGACGAAAATATTTCAGTTTATTCTGTCTGGGGACTGCCTAAAGCTGTTGTGGACGGGACTGCTGAGACAGATGAATTCACGGTCAGCCGTATCCCTTCATTGCAGGTGGTGAAAAGCTTTATTGCGGATAAAGTGGAACGGTATGCCTGTGAATCTGATGAGGGGGTCTGCCGTATGGTGCAGCATGACGGGGTCAGGCATGAACCTTCTTTGACAGATGAGCAGGCTGTTTCCGTCGCGGATGTGGCCGCGCGCATTGAGGAGCATTTCGGGCCGCCGCAGGATATTGAGTGGGCCATCACGGAAGACGGTGAATTTTATCTTTTGCAGTGCAGGCCGCTCATGCTTATTGAAGACGGTCTTGATCATACTGCCGAGAATAAGTCTTTGCCGCCTGCAATTCTGTCCGGCGGTAGAACAGCAAGCCCCGGAGTAGGTGTCGGAGCTGTTTTTCCTATTCATAAAAGTGCAGATAAGCTGTCCTTTCCCGAAGGAGCGGTGATGGTTTTGAAGCAGGCTTTGCCTGGTCGCGCGGCACTGCTTGATAAATGCAGCGCGGTCATCACCGAGCAGGGCGGCATGGCGGGACATCTGGCCAACGTGGCCCGCGAGTTCGGTGTGCCGGCTCTTTTCGGGGTTAAGGATGCTTTGAAAAAACTTGAAGCCGGACAGGTTGTAACCGTAGATGCGGATGGTCACGGTGTTTATCTTGGCACTGTTGAATCCCTGATCAGCGAAAAGCCGCGTAAACGGCTTATGAAGGGCAGTCCGGTTCAAGCTTCTCTGCGTAAGGCGGCAAGGCACATTGTCAGGTTGAACCTGACCAATCCGGATTCGCCTGATTTCCGGCCTTCGCATTGTAAGACGTATCACGACATAATGCGTTTCTGTCATGAAATGGCAGTGCGGGAGATGTTCGGCTTCGGGATCAGTGATGAGTATATAAAGGCTGCATCGCGTCAGCTTATCTGCAATGTGCCTAAACAGTTCTGGGTGCTTGATCTTGGTAACGGAGTCAGTCCTGAAGGGGATATTAATGACAAGTGCGTCTTTATGGAGCACGTAGAATCTATCCCCATGCGTGCATTGTGGGCTGGAATGCAGGCAGTTCCTTGGGATGGCCCTCCGCCTATCCACGGCAGGGGGCTGATGTCAGTCATGTTTGAAGCTACAATGAATCCAGATCTCAATGTAGCGTCACGTTCGCGCTATTCCCAGAAAAATTATTTCATGATCTCTAAGAATTATTGCTGCCTGCAATCGCGATTCGGGTTTCATTTTTGCGGTGTTGAAGCTCTTGTCGGCGAGCGCACTTCTGAAAATTATGCAAGCTTTCAGTTTAAAGGTGGTGCGGCCAATCCTGAGCGGCGTATTTTGCGGGCAAGATTCATCGGCGGAATGCTCGATGAACTGGATTTCAGGGTGCGCATTCGCGAAGACAATATGTCTGCACGACTCGAAGGATTGACTCGTGAAGATATGGAGTATCATTTAAAAGTACTAGGTTATTTAATAACCCATACCCGGCAGCTGGATATGATTATGACTAACCCCGCGCAGGTGAAGAAGTATCGGCAGCGGTTTTTTGATGATTTCAAAAAGTTTGAGGGATAA
- a CDS encoding DUF1538 domain-containing protein — protein MSSNKTASCANRIILAVLKKLWSSFKDLLPIILVIAFFQIVVLRQPLPNLGEVAFGGLLVVLGLMLFIQGLEMGLFPIGEEMARALARKGSLFWLLTFAFLLGFSTTVAEPALIAVAAEAASIAAQGNLIAPGADSLNSYALGLRLSVAFSVGVAILIGVLRILRGWPVHYLIIGGYVLVMLMTLIAPKEIVGIAYDAGGVTTSTVTVPLVAALGVGLASIIKGRSPLLDGFGLIAFASLLPMIFVMGYGLTVFG, from the coding sequence ATGAGCAGCAATAAAACAGCATCCTGCGCAAACAGAATCATACTGGCAGTCCTTAAGAAACTATGGAGTTCTTTCAAAGATCTGCTGCCTATCATTCTGGTTATCGCATTTTTCCAGATTGTTGTTCTCAGGCAGCCTCTGCCTAATCTGGGCGAAGTGGCTTTCGGCGGCCTTCTTGTCGTGCTCGGGCTTATGCTTTTCATTCAGGGACTGGAGATGGGGCTTTTCCCTATAGGGGAAGAAATGGCCCGTGCGCTGGCCCGAAAGGGAAGCCTGTTCTGGCTGCTGACCTTCGCCTTTTTACTCGGCTTTTCAACCACGGTTGCAGAACCCGCATTAATCGCTGTAGCTGCGGAGGCTGCCAGCATTGCCGCGCAAGGCAATCTGATCGCACCGGGAGCAGACTCGCTGAACAGCTATGCCCTCGGACTTAGGCTGTCCGTAGCTTTTTCCGTCGGGGTGGCCATTTTAATCGGAGTACTCCGTATACTGCGCGGTTGGCCTGTACATTACTTGATCATCGGCGGCTATGTGCTTGTTATGCTCATGACCCTGATCGCTCCTAAAGAGATTGTAGGTATTGCCTATGATGCCGGCGGTGTCACCACATCCACCGTCACCGTCCCCCTTGTTGCGGCTCTGGGAGTAGGTCTGGCTTCAATCATCAAAGGGCGCAGTCCGCTTTTAGACGGTTTCGGACTGATTGCCTTTGCCTCCCTTCTGCCGATGATCTTTGTAATGGGATACGGACTGACCGTTTTTGGATAA
- a CDS encoding P-II family nitrogen regulator produces MKFKIILAPVKPDKTDPIVDAAKKVGATGATIIPARGTGMREAKTFFGLTLEDQTDIVLFLLEEHLVEPVMEAIQTAGEFHKPGTGIAFVLPVENVFGMESQIEAFKEKVRDSYF; encoded by the coding sequence ATGAAATTCAAGATTATTCTGGCCCCGGTCAAGCCCGACAAGACTGACCCCATTGTGGACGCAGCAAAAAAAGTCGGCGCAACAGGTGCAACCATCATCCCCGCAAGAGGAACTGGTATGCGCGAGGCCAAAACTTTTTTCGGTCTCACTCTGGAAGACCAGACCGACATTGTGCTTTTCCTTTTGGAGGAACACCTCGTTGAGCCGGTTATGGAAGCCATTCAGACCGCCGGAGAATTCCACAAGCCGGGAACCGGCATCGCCTTTGTGCTGCCCGTTGAAAATGTTTTCGGCATGGAAAGCCAGATCGAAGCTTTTAAAGAAAAAGTGCGCGACAGCTATTTCTAA
- a CDS encoding CBS domain-containing protein, which translates to MDSLIVRVRDVMQPDVLSIDGMTSAKEAAEMMRTSKVSELLVSKRNEDDAWGIITVNDLVKDVVVPNRDANSVYVYEIMTKPIIAVPAQMDIRYAVRLIHRIGIHRAPVEHMGEIIGMVTLSSLILDNDLL; encoded by the coding sequence ATGGATTCACTGATAGTTAGAGTTCGCGATGTGATGCAGCCTGATGTGCTGAGCATCGACGGCATGACAAGTGCTAAAGAAGCTGCCGAAATGATGCGCACATCCAAAGTTTCTGAACTGCTGGTCAGCAAACGTAATGAGGACGATGCATGGGGAATCATAACCGTAAACGACCTCGTTAAAGACGTGGTTGTCCCGAACCGTGATGCAAATTCCGTCTACGTATACGAAATCATGACCAAGCCCATCATAGCTGTTCCAGCCCAGATGGATATACGCTATGCTGTACGTCTGATTCACCGCATAGGTATCCACCGTGCACCGGTTGAACACATGGGCGAAATTATCGGTATGGTGACACTTTCATCCTTGATTCTTGATAACGACTTGCTTTAA
- a CDS encoding tyrosine-type recombinase/integrase, which produces MLLNKSIETFLHHCKLERSLSELTLKAYKKDLEQFKQYIPEDNRDIEQIDKFIIRNFLQVLNNSYKPRSVKRKIATLKSFFNFLERDDIITTTPFRKIHLKIDRSKILPKTISRSSINMLLKNIYIERSKFDSDHRGYKEMTRDIAVIETLFLTGIRVSELCQITCNSIDLKNEQIKILGKGKKERVVPLCAQSALKILKEYANIYAEHLAVNDAFFLNRDHRPISDQSVRRIISKHCAISGIPERVTPHMFRHTIATMLLENGVDIRNIQTLLGHSSLSVTEIYTHVSLSSQREILNLKHPRKDFA; this is translated from the coding sequence ATGCTGCTTAATAAATCTATAGAGACATTTCTTCACCACTGCAAATTAGAGCGTAGCCTTTCAGAACTAACATTAAAAGCTTATAAAAAAGATCTCGAACAATTTAAGCAATATATCCCCGAAGACAATAGGGATATTGAACAAATAGATAAGTTCATAATACGTAATTTTCTACAAGTGCTCAATAATAGTTACAAGCCTAGAAGTGTAAAAAGAAAAATTGCAACATTAAAATCGTTTTTTAACTTTTTAGAACGTGATGATATTATCACAACTACACCTTTTAGAAAGATACACCTTAAAATTGACCGTTCAAAGATACTGCCCAAAACAATCTCCAGATCATCAATAAACATGCTCCTTAAAAACATTTATATAGAAAGAAGCAAGTTCGATTCCGATCACCGTGGCTACAAAGAAATGACCAGAGACATTGCGGTTATTGAAACCCTGTTCCTGACTGGAATTAGAGTCTCTGAGCTATGTCAGATTACTTGCAACTCCATAGATTTGAAAAATGAACAGATAAAGATACTTGGAAAAGGTAAAAAAGAAAGAGTCGTTCCGCTATGTGCGCAAAGTGCGCTGAAAATTCTTAAAGAGTACGCAAATATATACGCAGAACACCTAGCGGTTAATGATGCATTTTTTCTGAACAGGGACCATCGCCCAATATCTGACCAGTCAGTACGCCGAATTATCAGCAAGCACTGCGCAATTTCTGGAATTCCAGAACGGGTAACTCCGCACATGTTCCGCCATACCATAGCAACCATGCTTCTGGAAAACGGTGTCGATATCAGAAATATCCAAACCTTACTGGGCCACAGCTCACTGTCGGTAACAGAAATCTACACCCACGTAAGCCTATCATCACAACGGGAAATATTGAACCTGAAACACCCGAGAAAGGACTTCGCCTAA
- a CDS encoding 30S ribosomal protein S27ae: MWGIYSALKSAFNRKRKCPQCGKITIIRLENKLKTVKCEKCGHNLPAPKEQI, translated from the coding sequence ATGTGGGGAATTTATTCTGCCCTTAAATCGGCCTTTAATCGTAAGCGTAAATGCCCTCAGTGCGGTAAAATTACGATTATCCGACTTGAAAACAAGTTAAAGACCGTAAAATGCGAAAAATGCGGACACAACCTGCCTGCGCCTAAGGAACAGATTTAA
- a CDS encoding glycosyltransferase family 4 protein: protein MKVLHIISQTPDFTGSGKYVLEMIKQNKISKNENYLVAGISDDFSLPDHVLSSENCQFIRFGKDLNFPIVGMSDVMPYSSTVCSCLTPEQVKQYKTVFLKKIRQAAAHFSPDIIHTNHLWVASAAARNAVPDIPIVTSCHGTCLRQHRLCPDLGRSLQNPLSKIDRFIALFQEQKEDIQNLLGIDPDRIDVISGGFNPNCFYFEKKQDTPSTVQILYAGKLNASKGVPWLLKSLNMLSTDQFHLHLVGGGSGPEKQQCLELAKPLGTKVTVHGILSHENLAELMRASHIFVLPSFFEGLPLVLLEAMACGCRIITTGLPGSKQLFSETHPDMISMIKLPQLMTIDRPHPKDEPELEAQLAALLKQGIKEVQQGSTPDQEYILKITQPYTWKKIFSRVENVYRKTAGLFIPQTF from the coding sequence ATGAAAGTTCTACACATCATCAGCCAGACTCCGGATTTCACAGGTAGCGGAAAATATGTTCTGGAAATGATTAAGCAGAATAAAATATCAAAGAACGAAAACTACCTTGTTGCCGGAATAAGCGATGATTTTTCATTACCTGACCACGTTCTTTCCTCTGAGAACTGTCAATTCATACGGTTCGGTAAAGACCTGAACTTTCCTATCGTCGGCATGAGTGATGTCATGCCCTACTCCAGCACCGTGTGCTCCTGCCTGACTCCGGAACAGGTAAAACAATATAAAACTGTTTTTCTTAAAAAAATAAGACAGGCCGCGGCACATTTTTCTCCCGACATAATACATACCAACCACTTATGGGTGGCCTCGGCTGCTGCGCGAAATGCCGTTCCAGATATTCCAATCGTCACCTCCTGCCACGGCACCTGCCTGCGGCAACACCGGCTTTGTCCGGACCTCGGCCGATCGCTTCAAAACCCCCTTTCAAAGATTGATCGTTTCATTGCGCTGTTTCAAGAGCAAAAAGAAGACATACAAAACTTACTTGGAATTGACCCCGACAGAATTGACGTGATCAGCGGCGGGTTCAACCCAAATTGTTTTTACTTTGAAAAAAAACAAGACACCCCGAGTACTGTCCAAATTCTGTATGCAGGGAAACTTAACGCAAGCAAGGGCGTGCCATGGCTGCTCAAAAGCTTAAACATGCTCTCCACCGACCAATTCCATCTGCATCTGGTCGGAGGCGGAAGCGGTCCGGAAAAACAGCAGTGTCTGGAATTAGCAAAGCCTCTGGGAACCAAAGTAACAGTACATGGAATTCTCTCTCATGAAAATCTGGCTGAACTTATGCGCGCATCCCATATTTTTGTGCTGCCGTCTTTTTTTGAAGGTCTGCCTCTGGTCTTATTAGAGGCTATGGCCTGCGGATGCCGAATAATCACCACAGGTCTTCCCGGATCTAAACAGCTGTTCTCCGAGACTCACCCAGATATGATCAGCATGATTAAACTGCCGCAACTTATGACCATAGACCGGCCCCATCCAAAAGATGAACCGGAACTTGAAGCTCAACTGGCTGCACTGCTTAAGCAGGGAATCAAAGAAGTGCAACAGGGATCAACACCGGATCAGGAATATATCCTAAAAATTACGCAGCCCTACACATGGAAAAAGATCTTTTCCAGAGTCGAAAATGTTTACCGAAAAACTGCCGGCCTGTTTATCCCTCAAACTTTTTGA
- a CDS encoding response regulator encodes MNNVQVLLVDDEEGFSSVLSKRLSKRKINVRIATGGEMALQLLSTEQFHVVVLDVKMPGMNGMQVLKVIKQRYPQVEVILLTGHADMDNALESMTAGAFDFLLKPANTEILIYRINDAAKAAKMKMSCRETELARPA; translated from the coding sequence ATGAACAATGTTCAAGTACTACTTGTAGATGATGAAGAGGGATTCTCTTCAGTACTGTCCAAAAGGCTGAGCAAACGCAAAATTAATGTCCGGATAGCAACGGGCGGAGAAATGGCTTTACAGCTTCTCAGTACCGAACAATTTCATGTAGTGGTTCTGGATGTAAAAATGCCCGGCATGAACGGTATGCAGGTGCTTAAAGTCATCAAGCAACGCTATCCGCAGGTTGAAGTAATTCTTCTTACCGGCCATGCAGACATGGATAATGCCCTTGAATCCATGACCGCCGGAGCCTTCGACTTTCTGCTCAAACCGGCCAATACCGAGATCCTTATATACAGGATTAATGATGCAGCCAAAGCAGCAAAAATGAAAATGAGCTGCAGAGAAACCGAACTGGCCAGACCGGCATAA
- a CDS encoding DUF1538 domain-containing protein, with the protein MAFLIEFGMVFLATIRDILPILILITCFQLFVLRQSIPNLRSLIIGGIYVVLGLAMFLIGLEKALFPVGKIMATQLSAPSLLAGEGGVAAQLDWTDYGWVYLFAAMIGFSTTIAEPSLLAVAIKAKEVSGGVISQWGLRITVAVGVAFGISLGAFRIVTGTPLYIYILAGYVIVIIQTFLAPKKIIALAYDSGGVTTSTVTVPLVAALGLGLSESVPGRNPALDGFGLIAFASLFPIITVMGYAQYTHFKAGRKAKTAAKTKKAGNPAYNNSSQRQDPAS; encoded by the coding sequence ATGGCCTTTTTGATAGAATTCGGAATGGTATTTCTTGCAACGATTCGGGATATTTTACCGATTCTGATTCTGATTACGTGCTTTCAGCTTTTCGTATTGCGCCAGTCCATACCGAATCTACGCAGTCTTATAATCGGCGGCATATATGTAGTTCTGGGGCTGGCAATGTTTTTGATCGGCCTGGAAAAAGCGCTATTTCCAGTAGGCAAGATCATGGCGACCCAACTCTCCGCGCCTTCACTGCTGGCGGGTGAAGGCGGGGTCGCCGCCCAGCTTGATTGGACAGACTACGGATGGGTATATTTATTCGCAGCCATGATCGGATTTTCCACCACCATTGCTGAACCGTCACTTCTGGCTGTAGCCATAAAAGCCAAAGAAGTTTCCGGCGGGGTTATCAGCCAGTGGGGATTAAGAATCACTGTAGCGGTGGGGGTAGCTTTCGGAATATCTCTCGGGGCATTTCGTATCGTAACCGGCACTCCACTCTACATTTATATATTGGCAGGGTACGTGATCGTCATCATTCAGACTTTCCTCGCACCCAAAAAAATCATAGCATTGGCCTATGATTCAGGAGGTGTTACAACCTCTACGGTAACAGTGCCGCTGGTAGCGGCCCTCGGGTTGGGCCTTTCTGAATCCGTACCGGGCCGCAACCCGGCTCTTGACGGATTCGGCCTGATCGCTTTTGCCAGCCTGTTTCCCATTATCACGGTCATGGGTTACGCTCAGTACACCCATTTTAAAGCGGGCCGCAAAGCCAAAACTGCTGCCAAGACAAAAAAGGCAGGCAATCCCGCTTATAACAATTCATCGCAAAGGCAAGACCCTGCGTCTTAG